GTTCTTAAATCATTGAGTAAAGATCCGCAGATTAGTTCAATCAAAAATTTATATAAGATTGGTTATACAACAGGCACAGTAGAAAAAAGGATACGGAACGCAGAGAATGAATCGACCTTTCTTTATGCCCCAGTTGAAATAGTTACCACCTATCAAGTATATAATATGAATGGTAGTAAATTCGAAACTGCAATCCATCGTGCCCTTGCGAATAAAAATTTAGATGTTTCCATCCTAGGCCCGAATAAAAAAGATTTATCACCAAGGGAGTGGTTTTTAATAACACTTGAAGAATTGCAGGATTTAATTGATAGTATTGTAATGAGTATTAATTTATATAAATAGATTTACTTCCACCAGACTATTGCTCTACTTAGCTATTTTAAATTATTTTTACAATAAGCATCAGAATATTAATCGATTTTCTATATTTATATTAATGGTGTCATTCTTAAATCATTGCATTGACGAGTTTTGTCCATATTAGACTAATATGATTAGAGGGAGACAATTATGGTTCAACGAGGTAAGAGCATTAATCTGTTTTTGATTGACGGCAATCCGAACGGACGCATGAAATGTACGTTAGCGAACTGGACTGGATTGGCGTATCGTATCCCCAGAAAGACCATTGAAGAAAGCCAGAATCGAGAGGAATTGCACCAAACCGGGGTGTATTTCCTCTTTGGAGCGGATGAAGAAACGGGAGAGAGCGTTGTCTATATCGGCCAGGCCGGGGTGCGAAAGAACGGCGAAGGCATATTAAATCGTCTCAAAGAACATAAACGTGATGTCGATAAAGGTTACTGGACAGAAGCAGTCTTGTTTACAACATCAAACAATTCCTTCGGACCAACGGAAATCAGTTATTTGGAGAGTCGGTTCTGTGATGTAGCCAAACAAGCAAACCGGTATATCGTGAAGAACGGCAACGAACCAAATCTCGGTAATATTACGGAGGAAAAGCAGACCGAGATGGAAGAGTTCATTGATAATGCCCGTATCATTATGGGAGCCATGGGGCATAAGCTTTTTGAAGAATTGACTACAAAGTGTGAAACCTCGGATACGTCTGAAGAGACAACCAATCCGATCTTTTATCTGAAGCGTAATACACGAAAAAGTAATACCGAAGTTGATGCAAAATGTGAACAGACCAATGAAGGGTTCGTTGTATTAAAAGGAAGCAGAATTGAAATGATAGACTCTAACAGTCTTCCCCCAGCTGTGAAAAGGTGGAGGGAGAATGCTAAGGTCGACAATGACGGACTATTACAGGAAAATGTGCTCTGCTCAAGTCCCACATATGCGGCTGCTTTTGTTGTGGGTGGGATTACAAGTGGGCCGGATAGTTGGAAGAATGCAGAGGGAAAGACGTTGAAGGAGATTGAAAAAGCGGGTTGATCACGAAAGTGTAAAAAAATCAGAGTGGATATGAAATAAAAGCTCAGTTAAAGGCTTATTATAAATATCACATTTGCTATTTGAGTATTTTATTAAGTATGAATATTGAACTAATTTGGAGTTTCCTATCCATATAAAAAATAAGGGGTGTGTTATGAAAGCTTATAAGCATATTGGAGATACCATTAGTAAGCTGTCAAAACAAAGAAGGGTAACTATGAAAGAAGCTGTTGCATTGCTGAGGACGAATCGTGATTTTAAAAGAACTTTATATTCGGGATATTTCTTATATGTGGATGGGTACTTCATCAGAAATGATGGCAAGTTTATTGAAAGCGATAATAACGGGGAAATGAGGCTAACGGAATTCGCCTTGAAGAATATTGATACTGGGGTTTTGCATTTTACAGAAAAAGAGGTCATTGATAACAACGCGAACGATGAAATAATTGGATATTTCTCGATAGATGATGTAAATAAAATGAAGAACATAGCAAATAATACAAACATCGATTCTTTACAATATACTTCAGAAGGGGTGAACAAGAAAGTTTTTCTTCAAGCACATGCTGAAGGAAAGGAATTACAAAAGAGAATTGCAGATATTTTAAACAGTCTTCCAAACTCAGGTGCAAAGACTTTAGATTTGCACATGAAAAACAAAGGCATAAGTAATCTTAAAATGGCGAAGATAGTGAATGTCAGCACTCAGACAATAAGCAGAATGAGAAATAGTGACGAACGAATAAATCAAGAAAAAACAATAATTGACATTTGTGTGGCACTTCAATTACCAGGAAGGCTTAGCCTTGATTTAGCGGAGAAACTGGGAATGAAGTTTAAAAATTCTGAAAACCACAGCGTGTATTTCATGTTACTTACCTCACACTACTTTGATACAGTGATTGACTCAAAATCGTATTTAAATGAAAAAGGCTTTAAGCTAAACTGACTTTTCAAGCCGTTAATAAAACAAAAACATCTACATACTTAATGTGTTTTCATAAAAAGAATTAAATAAATCTAAAGACCTAGACAACATATGTCTAGGTCTTTAATTTGTTTTAATTGCAAAACTTTATTAACGCAAAGGGTATAACGAATAATTTTAATAAAAATAATACAATTCCATATCCGATGTGTGATAAAAGAGTTAAAAAAATTAATGTTTTAATATTTAATGCGATTCAGACTTATAAAATACGACTTTTCAAGAAGATCCCAATCCTGCAATTTTCGAATATCATGATAACAGAGCAGTAAGATCCAGCTCAACAATACTACTGGAGGTGATGAATAAATGAACATTCACAAAATCATCCAATGTAAAAAAATTCTTGAAAGAGAGATGCAATATGGTTTGAAGTTTCTCCTTGAGGATGAAATAAGTTTATCCGTTATCCTTTTTAATTAATCTGTTAAAAAGATAATAATACCAAAAATACTTGAAGTTGGTTTCTATCACCTTCACGGATCTTGTCAAAAACTATCGTTTTTTTGCAAAAAAAAAAACGGTGAGTTTTTTGGCGGATACGTATGCCCTTTTCTCACTCGAGGAAAGGGTTTTTTCTATGAAAAAAGTTTACAAGACTGGGAAGCGAAATCGCACCACGTACGTGTACCGATCCGTTACGGGACAGAGGATCGAGATGCAGCCAGGAGAAAACGGCGTGACGGAAATGGACATTGCTTTGCTCCACGAAGACGATGACGAGGGTGTAAGAGCCCACGACCGAAACATTTATAAGTTGGATGGTTACCTCGAGGATATCAGCCCGGCCATCGATCACAATCCGATGCTTCGGGATGATAGGTACAATCCAGAGCGAGTGATTACTCAGCGTGAACAAGAGGATGAAGGCGAACGGAAGATACAGAACATGCTCGAAGCAATCGAGGACCTCGAATCCCAACAACAAGCCCTGATCAAAAAAAAATACGTTGACGACCGATCGAACGTTGATATTGCGGCGGAAGAAGGTGTGACGGAAGCAGCGATCCGGGGGAAGTTGGGGAGAATT
This genomic window from [Bacillus] selenitireducens MLS10 contains:
- a CDS encoding GIY-YIG nuclease family protein, coding for MIDGNPNGRMKCTLANWTGLAYRIPRKTIEESQNREELHQTGVYFLFGADEETGESVVYIGQAGVRKNGEGILNRLKEHKRDVDKGYWTEAVLFTTSNNSFGPTEISYLESRFCDVAKQANRYIVKNGNEPNLGNITEEKQTEMEEFIDNARIIMGAMGHKLFEELTTKCETSDTSEETTNPIFYLKRNTRKSNTEVDAKCEQTNEGFVVLKGSRIEMIDSNSLPPAVKRWRENAKVDNDGLLQENVLCSSPTYAAAFVVGGITSGPDSWKNAEGKTLKEIEKAG
- a CDS encoding helix-turn-helix domain-containing protein, translating into MKAYKHIGDTISKLSKQRRVTMKEAVALLRTNRDFKRTLYSGYFLYVDGYFIRNDGKFIESDNNGEMRLTEFALKNIDTGVLHFTEKEVIDNNANDEIIGYFSIDDVNKMKNIANNTNIDSLQYTSEGVNKKVFLQAHAEGKELQKRIADILNSLPNSGAKTLDLHMKNKGISNLKMAKIVNVSTQTISRMRNSDERINQEKTIIDICVALQLPGRLSLDLAEKLGMKFKNSENHSVYFMLLTSHYFDTVIDSKSYLNEKGFKLN
- a CDS encoding RNA polymerase sigma factor produces the protein MKKVYKTGKRNRTTYVYRSVTGQRIEMQPGENGVTEMDIALLHEDDDEGVRAHDRNIYKLDGYLEDISPAIDHNPMLRDDRYNPERVITQREQEDEGERKIQNMLEAIEDLESQQQALIKKKYVDDRSNVDIAAEEGVTEAAIRGKLGRIHKRLRKKME